In the Pithys albifrons albifrons isolate INPA30051 chromosome 3, PitAlb_v1, whole genome shotgun sequence genome, one interval contains:
- the NDUFA6 gene encoding NADH dehydrogenase [ubiquinone] 1 alpha subcomplex subunit 6: MAVAGKGAVSAAVKPIFSRDLGEAKRRVRELYRAWYREVPNTVHLYQLDITVKQGRNKVREMFMKNAHVRDPRVIDMLVIKGKMELQETIHVWKQRTHVMRYFHETETPQPKDFLSKFYAGHDP; this comes from the exons ATGGCGGTGGCGGGCAAGGGAGCGGTGTCGGCCGCCGTGAAGCCCATCTTCAGCCGCGACCTGGGCGAGGCGAAGCGCCGCGTCAGGGAGCTGTACCGGGCCTGGTACCGCGAGGTGCCCAACACGG TGCACCTGTACCAGCTGGACATCACGGTGAAACAGGGGCGTAACAAGGTGCGGGAGATGTTCATGAAGAACGCCCACGTTAGGGATCCACGGGTGATAGACATGCTGGTTATTAAG GGGAAAATGGAGCTTCAAGAAACCATTCACGTATGGAAGCAGAGGACTCACGTCATGAGGTATTTCCATGAGACGGAAACTCCGCAACCTAAAGACTTTCTGTCCAAATTCTATGCAGGCCACGATCCCTGA